One Magnetococcales bacterium genomic region harbors:
- a CDS encoding chemotaxis protein CheW, giving the protein MREETVKASVESGSDSLQDSSSSATTQYLTFMLDSEIFAVDIAKVREVLEYTNITKVPRTPEFMCGIINLRGSVVPVVDMRLKFSMEQSERTVNTCIIIVEIVQDDEVSEIGALADSVKEVMELEHNKIEPPPKIGTKLRSDFLKGMGKHNDQFIMILDINRIFSNEELSSMQQAVH; this is encoded by the coding sequence ATGAGAGAGGAAACGGTTAAGGCATCGGTCGAGAGTGGGTCGGATTCACTCCAGGATTCCTCCTCGTCGGCAACGACCCAATACCTGACCTTCATGCTCGACAGCGAAATCTTTGCCGTGGATATCGCCAAGGTGCGCGAGGTCCTGGAATACACCAACATTACCAAGGTCCCGCGTACTCCGGAATTCATGTGCGGTATCATCAACCTGCGGGGAAGTGTCGTTCCCGTGGTGGACATGCGCCTCAAATTCAGCATGGAACAATCGGAAAGAACCGTCAATACCTGTATCATCATCGTCGAAATCGTCCAGGATGATGAAGTCTCCGAAATTGGTGCCCTGGCCGACTCCGTCAAGGAAGTCATGGAACTCGAACATAACAAAATTGAACCCCCGCCCAAGATCGGTACCAAACTGCGCAGTGATTTCCTCAAAGGAATGGGTAAGCATAACGATCAATTCATCATGATTCTCGACATCAATCGTATCTTCTCCAATGAAGAGTTGTCGTCCATGCAACAGGCCGTCCATTGA